From the genome of Neomonachus schauinslandi chromosome 5, ASM220157v2, whole genome shotgun sequence, one region includes:
- the SRRT gene encoding serrate RNA effector molecule homolog isoform X1 encodes MGDSDDEYDRRRRDKFRRERSDYDRSRERDERRRGDDWNDREWDRGRERRSRGEYRDYDRNRRERFSPPRHELSPPQKRMRRDWDEHSSDPYHSGYEMPYAGGGGGPTYGPPQPWGHPDVHIMQHHVLPIQARLGSIAEIDLGVPPPVMKTFKEFLLSLDDSVDETEAVKRYNDYKLDFRRQQMQDFFLAHKDEEWFRSKYHPDEVGKRRQEARGALQNRLRVFLSLMESGWFDNLLLDIDKADAIVKMLDAAVIKMEGGTENDLRILEQEEEEEQAGKPGEPSKKDEGRAGPGLGDGERKANDKDDKKEDGKQAENDSSNDDKTKKSEGDGDKEEKKDDSEKDAKKSSKKRNRKHSGDDSFDEGSVSESESESESGQAEEEKEEAEEALKEKEKPKEEEREKPKDTPGLECKPRPLHKTCSLFMRNIAPNISRAEIISLCKRYPGFMRVALSEPQPERRFFRRGWVTFDRSVNIKEICWNLQNIRLRECELSPGVNRDLTRRVRNINGITQHKQIVRNDIKLAAKLIHTLDDRTQLWASEPGTPPLPTSLPSQNPILKNITDYLIEEVSAEEEELLGSSGGAPPEEPPKEGNPAEINVERDEKLIKVLDKLLLYLRIVHSLDYYNTCEYPNEDEMPNRCGIIHVRGPMPPNRISHGEVLEWQKTFEEKLTPLLSVRESLSEEEAQKMGRKDPEQEVEKFVTSNTQELGKDKWLCPLSGKKFKGPEFVRKHIFNKHAEKIEEVKKEVAFFNNFLTDAKRPALPEIKPAQPPGPAQILPPGLTPGLPYPHQTPQGLMPYGQPRPPILGYGAGAVRPAVPTGGPPYPHAPYGAGRGNYDAFRGQGGYPGKPRNRMVRGDPRAIVEYRDLDAPDDVDFF; translated from the exons AGAGTGGGACCGGGGCCGGGAGCGCCGCAGTCGGGGTGAATATCGGGACTATGACCGGAATCGGCGAGAGCGCTTCTCTCCTCCCAGGCACGAGCTCAGCCCCCCACAGAAGCGCATGAGGCGAGACTG GGATGAGCACAGCTCTGACCCATACCACAGTGGCTATGAGATGCCCTatgctggggggggtgggggccctACTTATGGCCCCCCTCAGCCCTGGGGCCACCCAGACGTCCACATCATGCAGCACCATGTTCTGCCTATCCAGGCCAG GCTGGGCAGCATCGCAGAGATTGACTTGGGTGTGCCACCACCGGTGATGAAAACCTTCAAGGAGTTTCTCCTGTCATTGGATGACTCTGTGGATGAGACAGAGGCTGTAAAGCGCTATAATGACTATAAGCTGGATTTTCGAAGGCAGCAGATGCAAGATTTCTTTTTGGCTCATAAAGATGAGGAGTG GTTTCGGTCTAAGTACCACCCAGATGAGGTGGGGAAGCGGCGGCAGGAGGCCCGGGGGGCCCTGCAAAACCGACTGAGGGTATTCCTGTCCCTCATGGAGAGTGGCTGGTTTGATAATCTTCTCCTGGACATAGACAAAGCTGATGCCATTGTCAAGATGCTGGATGCAG CTGTGATTAAGatggaaggagggacagagaacgATCTGCGCATcctggagcaggaggaggaggaggagcaggccgGAAAGCCTGGGGAGCCCAGCAAGAAAGACGAGGGCCGGGCTGGACCAGGCCTGGGGGATGGAGAGCGCAAGGCCAATGATAAGGACGACAAGAAAGAAGATGGCAAACAG GCTGAAAACGACAGTTCTAACGATGACAAAACTAAGAAGTCTGAGGGTGATGGggacaaggaagagaagaaagacgACTCTGAGAAAGATGCCAAAAAG AGTAGCAAGAAGCGGAATAGAAAGCACAGTGGCGACGACAGCTTTGACGAAGGCAGTGTGTCCGAGTCGGAGTCGGAGTCGGAGAGTGGCCAAgctgaggaagagaaggaggaggctg AAGAGGCACTCAAGGAAAAGGAGAAgcccaaagaagaagaaagggagaagcctAAGGACACTCCTGGGTTGGAATGTAAACCTCGGCCCCTTCATAAGACTTGCTCCCTCTTCATGCGCAACATCGCACCCAACATCTCGCGGGCAGAGATCATTTCT CTTTGTAAAAGATACCCAGGCTTCATGCGTGTGGCACTGTCAGAGCCCCAGCCTGAAAGGAG GTTTTTCCGTCGAGGCTGGGTGACCTTTGACCGCAGCGTTAACATCAAAGAGATCTGTTGGAACCTGCAGAATATCCGG CTCCGGGAGTGTGAGCTGAGCCCTGGTGTGAACAGAGACCTGACCCGCCGAGTCCGCAACATCAATGGCATTACCCAGCACAAGCAGATAGTGCGCAACGACATCAAGTTGGCCGCCAAGCTGATCCATACGCTGGATGACAGGACCCAGCTCTGGGCCTCTGAGCCTGGGACACCTCCTCTGCCAACA AGTCTGCCCTCCCAGAACCCAATCTTGAAGAATATCACTGACTATCTGATTGAGGAAGTGAGtgcggaggaggaggagctgctgGGGAGCAGTGGGGGCGCTCCCCCTGAGGAGCCCCCTAAGGAAGGGAACCCTGCAGAGATCAACGTGGAGCGGGATGAAAAACTGATAAAG GTTTTGGACAAACTTCTTCTCTATTTGCGCATTGTACATTCCCTGGATTATTATAACACTTGCGAGTACCCCAATGAGGACGAAATGCCCAACCGTTGTGGCATCATCCATGTTCGGGGGCCCATGCCACCCAACCGCATCAGTCATGGAGAAG TGCTAGAGTGGCAGAAGACATTTGAGGAGAAGCTGACTCCGCTGCTGAGTGTACGGGAATCTCTTTCCGAGGAAGAGGCTCAGAAGATGGGTCGCAAAGACCCTGAGCAGGAAGTGGAAAAGTTTGTCACCTCTAACACCCAGGAACTGGGCAAGGATAAGTGGCTATGCCCTCTCAGTGGCAAGAAATTCAAG ggCCCTGAGTTTGTACGCAAACATATCTTCAACAAGCATGCAGAGAAGATTGAGGAAGTGAAGAAGGAGGTGGCATTTTTTAACAACTTTCTCACTGATGCCAAGCGCCCAGCTCTGCCGGAGATCAAGCCAGCTCAGCCACCTGGCCCTGCCCAGA TACTCCCCCCAGGCCTGACCCCGGGACTCCCCTACCCACACCAGACTCCCCAGGGCCTGATGCCCTATGGTCAGCCCCGGCCCCCCATCTTGGGCTATGGAG CTGGTGCTGTCCGCCCTGCAGTCCCCACGGGAGGGCCTCCATACCCTCATGCCCCCTATGGTGCTGGCCGAGGGAACTATGATGCCTTCCGAGGCCAAGGAGGTTATCCTGGGAAGCCTCGGAACAG GATGGTCCGAGGAGACCCACGGGCCATTGTGGAATACCGTGACCTGGATGCTCCAGATGATGTGGACTTCTTTTGA
- the SRRT gene encoding serrate RNA effector molecule homolog isoform X3 has protein sequence MGDSDDEYDRRRRDKFRRERSDYDRSRERDERRRGDDWNDREWDRGRERRSRGEYRDYDRNRRERFSPPRHELSPPQKRMRRDWDEHSSDPYHSGYEMPYAGGGGGPTYGPPQPWGHPDVHIMQHHVLPIQARLGSIAEIDLGVPPPVMKTFKEFLLSLDDSVDETEAVKRYNDYKLDFRRQQMQDFFLAHKDEEWFRSKYHPDEVGKRRQEARGALQNRLRVFLSLMESGWFDNLLLDIDKADAIVKMLDAAVIKMEGGTENDLRILEQEEEEEQAGKPGEPSKKDEGRAGPGLGDGERKANDKDDKKEDGKQAENDSSNDDKTKKSEGDGDKEEKKDDSEKDAKKSSKKRNRKHSGDDSFDEGSVSESESESESGQAEEEKEEAEALKEKEKPKEEEREKPKDTPGLECKPRPLHKTCSLFMRNIAPNISRAEIISLCKRYPGFMRVALSEPQPERRFFRRGWVTFDRSVNIKEICWNLQNIRLRECELSPGVNRDLTRRVRNINGITQHKQIVRNDIKLAAKLIHTLDDRTQLWASEPGTPPLPTSLPSQNPILKNITDYLIEEVSAEEEELLGSSGGAPPEEPPKEGNPAEINVERDEKLIKVLDKLLLYLRIVHSLDYYNTCEYPNEDEMPNRCGIIHVRGPMPPNRISHGEVLEWQKTFEEKLTPLLSVRESLSEEEAQKMGRKDPEQEVEKFVTSNTQELGKDKWLCPLSGKKFKGPEFVRKHIFNKHAEKIEEVKKEVAFFNNFLTDAKRPALPEIKPAQPPGPAQSLTPGLPYPHQTPQGLMPYGQPRPPILGYGAGAVRPAVPTGGPPYPHAPYGAGRGNYDAFRGQGGYPGKPRNRMVRGDPRAIVEYRDLDAPDDVDFF, from the exons AGAGTGGGACCGGGGCCGGGAGCGCCGCAGTCGGGGTGAATATCGGGACTATGACCGGAATCGGCGAGAGCGCTTCTCTCCTCCCAGGCACGAGCTCAGCCCCCCACAGAAGCGCATGAGGCGAGACTG GGATGAGCACAGCTCTGACCCATACCACAGTGGCTATGAGATGCCCTatgctggggggggtgggggccctACTTATGGCCCCCCTCAGCCCTGGGGCCACCCAGACGTCCACATCATGCAGCACCATGTTCTGCCTATCCAGGCCAG GCTGGGCAGCATCGCAGAGATTGACTTGGGTGTGCCACCACCGGTGATGAAAACCTTCAAGGAGTTTCTCCTGTCATTGGATGACTCTGTGGATGAGACAGAGGCTGTAAAGCGCTATAATGACTATAAGCTGGATTTTCGAAGGCAGCAGATGCAAGATTTCTTTTTGGCTCATAAAGATGAGGAGTG GTTTCGGTCTAAGTACCACCCAGATGAGGTGGGGAAGCGGCGGCAGGAGGCCCGGGGGGCCCTGCAAAACCGACTGAGGGTATTCCTGTCCCTCATGGAGAGTGGCTGGTTTGATAATCTTCTCCTGGACATAGACAAAGCTGATGCCATTGTCAAGATGCTGGATGCAG CTGTGATTAAGatggaaggagggacagagaacgATCTGCGCATcctggagcaggaggaggaggaggagcaggccgGAAAGCCTGGGGAGCCCAGCAAGAAAGACGAGGGCCGGGCTGGACCAGGCCTGGGGGATGGAGAGCGCAAGGCCAATGATAAGGACGACAAGAAAGAAGATGGCAAACAG GCTGAAAACGACAGTTCTAACGATGACAAAACTAAGAAGTCTGAGGGTGATGGggacaaggaagagaagaaagacgACTCTGAGAAAGATGCCAAAAAG AGTAGCAAGAAGCGGAATAGAAAGCACAGTGGCGACGACAGCTTTGACGAAGGCAGTGTGTCCGAGTCGGAGTCGGAGTCGGAGAGTGGCCAAgctgaggaagagaaggaggaggctg AGGCACTCAAGGAAAAGGAGAAgcccaaagaagaagaaagggagaagcctAAGGACACTCCTGGGTTGGAATGTAAACCTCGGCCCCTTCATAAGACTTGCTCCCTCTTCATGCGCAACATCGCACCCAACATCTCGCGGGCAGAGATCATTTCT CTTTGTAAAAGATACCCAGGCTTCATGCGTGTGGCACTGTCAGAGCCCCAGCCTGAAAGGAG GTTTTTCCGTCGAGGCTGGGTGACCTTTGACCGCAGCGTTAACATCAAAGAGATCTGTTGGAACCTGCAGAATATCCGG CTCCGGGAGTGTGAGCTGAGCCCTGGTGTGAACAGAGACCTGACCCGCCGAGTCCGCAACATCAATGGCATTACCCAGCACAAGCAGATAGTGCGCAACGACATCAAGTTGGCCGCCAAGCTGATCCATACGCTGGATGACAGGACCCAGCTCTGGGCCTCTGAGCCTGGGACACCTCCTCTGCCAACA AGTCTGCCCTCCCAGAACCCAATCTTGAAGAATATCACTGACTATCTGATTGAGGAAGTGAGtgcggaggaggaggagctgctgGGGAGCAGTGGGGGCGCTCCCCCTGAGGAGCCCCCTAAGGAAGGGAACCCTGCAGAGATCAACGTGGAGCGGGATGAAAAACTGATAAAG GTTTTGGACAAACTTCTTCTCTATTTGCGCATTGTACATTCCCTGGATTATTATAACACTTGCGAGTACCCCAATGAGGACGAAATGCCCAACCGTTGTGGCATCATCCATGTTCGGGGGCCCATGCCACCCAACCGCATCAGTCATGGAGAAG TGCTAGAGTGGCAGAAGACATTTGAGGAGAAGCTGACTCCGCTGCTGAGTGTACGGGAATCTCTTTCCGAGGAAGAGGCTCAGAAGATGGGTCGCAAAGACCCTGAGCAGGAAGTGGAAAAGTTTGTCACCTCTAACACCCAGGAACTGGGCAAGGATAAGTGGCTATGCCCTCTCAGTGGCAAGAAATTCAAG ggCCCTGAGTTTGTACGCAAACATATCTTCAACAAGCATGCAGAGAAGATTGAGGAAGTGAAGAAGGAGGTGGCATTTTTTAACAACTTTCTCACTGATGCCAAGCGCCCAGCTCTGCCGGAGATCAAGCCAGCTCAGCCACCTGGCCCTGCCCAGA GCCTGACCCCGGGACTCCCCTACCCACACCAGACTCCCCAGGGCCTGATGCCCTATGGTCAGCCCCGGCCCCCCATCTTGGGCTATGGAG CTGGTGCTGTCCGCCCTGCAGTCCCCACGGGAGGGCCTCCATACCCTCATGCCCCCTATGGTGCTGGCCGAGGGAACTATGATGCCTTCCGAGGCCAAGGAGGTTATCCTGGGAAGCCTCGGAACAG GATGGTCCGAGGAGACCCACGGGCCATTGTGGAATACCGTGACCTGGATGCTCCAGATGATGTGGACTTCTTTTGA
- the SRRT gene encoding serrate RNA effector molecule homolog isoform X2 — MGDSDDEYDRRRRDKFRRERSDYDRSRERDERRRGDDWNDREWDRGRERRSRGEYRDYDRNRRERFSPPRHELSPPQKRMRRDWDEHSSDPYHSGYEMPYAGGGGGPTYGPPQPWGHPDVHIMQHHVLPIQARLGSIAEIDLGVPPPVMKTFKEFLLSLDDSVDETEAVKRYNDYKLDFRRQQMQDFFLAHKDEEWFRSKYHPDEVGKRRQEARGALQNRLRVFLSLMESGWFDNLLLDIDKADAIVKMLDAAVIKMEGGTENDLRILEQEEEEEQAGKPGEPSKKDEGRAGPGLGDGERKANDKDDKKEDGKQAENDSSNDDKTKKSEGDGDKEEKKDDSEKDAKKSSKKRNRKHSGDDSFDEGSVSESESESESGQAEEEKEEAEEALKEKEKPKEEEREKPKDTPGLECKPRPLHKTCSLFMRNIAPNISRAEIISLCKRYPGFMRVALSEPQPERRFFRRGWVTFDRSVNIKEICWNLQNIRLRECELSPGVNRDLTRRVRNINGITQHKQIVRNDIKLAAKLIHTLDDRTQLWASEPGTPPLPTSLPSQNPILKNITDYLIEEVSAEEEELLGSSGGAPPEEPPKEGNPAEINVERDEKLIKVLDKLLLYLRIVHSLDYYNTCEYPNEDEMPNRCGIIHVRGPMPPNRISHGEVLEWQKTFEEKLTPLLSVRESLSEEEAQKMGRKDPEQEVEKFVTSNTQELGKDKWLCPLSGKKFKGPEFVRKHIFNKHAEKIEEVKKEVAFFNNFLTDAKRPALPEIKPAQPPGPAQSLTPGLPYPHQTPQGLMPYGQPRPPILGYGAGAVRPAVPTGGPPYPHAPYGAGRGNYDAFRGQGGYPGKPRNRMVRGDPRAIVEYRDLDAPDDVDFF; from the exons AGAGTGGGACCGGGGCCGGGAGCGCCGCAGTCGGGGTGAATATCGGGACTATGACCGGAATCGGCGAGAGCGCTTCTCTCCTCCCAGGCACGAGCTCAGCCCCCCACAGAAGCGCATGAGGCGAGACTG GGATGAGCACAGCTCTGACCCATACCACAGTGGCTATGAGATGCCCTatgctggggggggtgggggccctACTTATGGCCCCCCTCAGCCCTGGGGCCACCCAGACGTCCACATCATGCAGCACCATGTTCTGCCTATCCAGGCCAG GCTGGGCAGCATCGCAGAGATTGACTTGGGTGTGCCACCACCGGTGATGAAAACCTTCAAGGAGTTTCTCCTGTCATTGGATGACTCTGTGGATGAGACAGAGGCTGTAAAGCGCTATAATGACTATAAGCTGGATTTTCGAAGGCAGCAGATGCAAGATTTCTTTTTGGCTCATAAAGATGAGGAGTG GTTTCGGTCTAAGTACCACCCAGATGAGGTGGGGAAGCGGCGGCAGGAGGCCCGGGGGGCCCTGCAAAACCGACTGAGGGTATTCCTGTCCCTCATGGAGAGTGGCTGGTTTGATAATCTTCTCCTGGACATAGACAAAGCTGATGCCATTGTCAAGATGCTGGATGCAG CTGTGATTAAGatggaaggagggacagagaacgATCTGCGCATcctggagcaggaggaggaggaggagcaggccgGAAAGCCTGGGGAGCCCAGCAAGAAAGACGAGGGCCGGGCTGGACCAGGCCTGGGGGATGGAGAGCGCAAGGCCAATGATAAGGACGACAAGAAAGAAGATGGCAAACAG GCTGAAAACGACAGTTCTAACGATGACAAAACTAAGAAGTCTGAGGGTGATGGggacaaggaagagaagaaagacgACTCTGAGAAAGATGCCAAAAAG AGTAGCAAGAAGCGGAATAGAAAGCACAGTGGCGACGACAGCTTTGACGAAGGCAGTGTGTCCGAGTCGGAGTCGGAGTCGGAGAGTGGCCAAgctgaggaagagaaggaggaggctg AAGAGGCACTCAAGGAAAAGGAGAAgcccaaagaagaagaaagggagaagcctAAGGACACTCCTGGGTTGGAATGTAAACCTCGGCCCCTTCATAAGACTTGCTCCCTCTTCATGCGCAACATCGCACCCAACATCTCGCGGGCAGAGATCATTTCT CTTTGTAAAAGATACCCAGGCTTCATGCGTGTGGCACTGTCAGAGCCCCAGCCTGAAAGGAG GTTTTTCCGTCGAGGCTGGGTGACCTTTGACCGCAGCGTTAACATCAAAGAGATCTGTTGGAACCTGCAGAATATCCGG CTCCGGGAGTGTGAGCTGAGCCCTGGTGTGAACAGAGACCTGACCCGCCGAGTCCGCAACATCAATGGCATTACCCAGCACAAGCAGATAGTGCGCAACGACATCAAGTTGGCCGCCAAGCTGATCCATACGCTGGATGACAGGACCCAGCTCTGGGCCTCTGAGCCTGGGACACCTCCTCTGCCAACA AGTCTGCCCTCCCAGAACCCAATCTTGAAGAATATCACTGACTATCTGATTGAGGAAGTGAGtgcggaggaggaggagctgctgGGGAGCAGTGGGGGCGCTCCCCCTGAGGAGCCCCCTAAGGAAGGGAACCCTGCAGAGATCAACGTGGAGCGGGATGAAAAACTGATAAAG GTTTTGGACAAACTTCTTCTCTATTTGCGCATTGTACATTCCCTGGATTATTATAACACTTGCGAGTACCCCAATGAGGACGAAATGCCCAACCGTTGTGGCATCATCCATGTTCGGGGGCCCATGCCACCCAACCGCATCAGTCATGGAGAAG TGCTAGAGTGGCAGAAGACATTTGAGGAGAAGCTGACTCCGCTGCTGAGTGTACGGGAATCTCTTTCCGAGGAAGAGGCTCAGAAGATGGGTCGCAAAGACCCTGAGCAGGAAGTGGAAAAGTTTGTCACCTCTAACACCCAGGAACTGGGCAAGGATAAGTGGCTATGCCCTCTCAGTGGCAAGAAATTCAAG ggCCCTGAGTTTGTACGCAAACATATCTTCAACAAGCATGCAGAGAAGATTGAGGAAGTGAAGAAGGAGGTGGCATTTTTTAACAACTTTCTCACTGATGCCAAGCGCCCAGCTCTGCCGGAGATCAAGCCAGCTCAGCCACCTGGCCCTGCCCAGA GCCTGACCCCGGGACTCCCCTACCCACACCAGACTCCCCAGGGCCTGATGCCCTATGGTCAGCCCCGGCCCCCCATCTTGGGCTATGGAG CTGGTGCTGTCCGCCCTGCAGTCCCCACGGGAGGGCCTCCATACCCTCATGCCCCCTATGGTGCTGGCCGAGGGAACTATGATGCCTTCCGAGGCCAAGGAGGTTATCCTGGGAAGCCTCGGAACAG GATGGTCCGAGGAGACCCACGGGCCATTGTGGAATACCGTGACCTGGATGCTCCAGATGATGTGGACTTCTTTTGA
- the SRRT gene encoding serrate RNA effector molecule homolog isoform X4, with the protein MGDSDDEYDRRRRDKFRRERSDYDRSRERDERRRGDDWNDREWDRGRERRSRGEYRDYDRNRRERFSPPRHELSPPQKRMRRDWDEHSSDPYHSGYEMPYAGGGGGPTYGPPQPWGHPDVHIMQHHVLPIQARLGSIAEIDLGVPPPVMKTFKEFLLSLDDSVDETEAVKRYNDYKLDFRRQQMQDFFLAHKDEEWFRSKYHPDEVGKRRQEARGALQNRLRVFLSLMESGWFDNLLLDIDKADAIVKMLDAAVIKMEGGTENDLRILEQEEEEEQAGKPGEPSKKDEGRAGPGLGDGERKANDKDDKKEDGKQAENDSSNDDKTKKSEGDGDKEEKKDDSEKDAKKSSKKRNRKHSGDDSFDEGSVSESESESESGQAEEEKEEAEEALKEKEKPKEEEREKPKDTPGLECKPRPLHKTCSLFMRNIAPNISRAEIISLCKRYPGFMRVALSEPQPERRFFRRGWVTFDRSVNIKEICWNLQNIRLRECELSPGVNRDLTRRVRNINGITQHKQIVRNDIKLAAKLIHTLDDRTQLWASEPGTPPLPTSLPSQNPILKNITDYLIEEVSAEEEELLGSSGGAPPEEPPKEGNPAEINVERDEKLIKVLDKLLLYLRIVHSLDYYNTCEYPNEDEMPNRCGIIHVRGPMPPNRISHGEVLEWQKTFEEKLTPLLSVRESLSEEEAQKMGRKDPEQEVEKFVTSNTQELGP; encoded by the exons AGAGTGGGACCGGGGCCGGGAGCGCCGCAGTCGGGGTGAATATCGGGACTATGACCGGAATCGGCGAGAGCGCTTCTCTCCTCCCAGGCACGAGCTCAGCCCCCCACAGAAGCGCATGAGGCGAGACTG GGATGAGCACAGCTCTGACCCATACCACAGTGGCTATGAGATGCCCTatgctggggggggtgggggccctACTTATGGCCCCCCTCAGCCCTGGGGCCACCCAGACGTCCACATCATGCAGCACCATGTTCTGCCTATCCAGGCCAG GCTGGGCAGCATCGCAGAGATTGACTTGGGTGTGCCACCACCGGTGATGAAAACCTTCAAGGAGTTTCTCCTGTCATTGGATGACTCTGTGGATGAGACAGAGGCTGTAAAGCGCTATAATGACTATAAGCTGGATTTTCGAAGGCAGCAGATGCAAGATTTCTTTTTGGCTCATAAAGATGAGGAGTG GTTTCGGTCTAAGTACCACCCAGATGAGGTGGGGAAGCGGCGGCAGGAGGCCCGGGGGGCCCTGCAAAACCGACTGAGGGTATTCCTGTCCCTCATGGAGAGTGGCTGGTTTGATAATCTTCTCCTGGACATAGACAAAGCTGATGCCATTGTCAAGATGCTGGATGCAG CTGTGATTAAGatggaaggagggacagagaacgATCTGCGCATcctggagcaggaggaggaggaggagcaggccgGAAAGCCTGGGGAGCCCAGCAAGAAAGACGAGGGCCGGGCTGGACCAGGCCTGGGGGATGGAGAGCGCAAGGCCAATGATAAGGACGACAAGAAAGAAGATGGCAAACAG GCTGAAAACGACAGTTCTAACGATGACAAAACTAAGAAGTCTGAGGGTGATGGggacaaggaagagaagaaagacgACTCTGAGAAAGATGCCAAAAAG AGTAGCAAGAAGCGGAATAGAAAGCACAGTGGCGACGACAGCTTTGACGAAGGCAGTGTGTCCGAGTCGGAGTCGGAGTCGGAGAGTGGCCAAgctgaggaagagaaggaggaggctg AAGAGGCACTCAAGGAAAAGGAGAAgcccaaagaagaagaaagggagaagcctAAGGACACTCCTGGGTTGGAATGTAAACCTCGGCCCCTTCATAAGACTTGCTCCCTCTTCATGCGCAACATCGCACCCAACATCTCGCGGGCAGAGATCATTTCT CTTTGTAAAAGATACCCAGGCTTCATGCGTGTGGCACTGTCAGAGCCCCAGCCTGAAAGGAG GTTTTTCCGTCGAGGCTGGGTGACCTTTGACCGCAGCGTTAACATCAAAGAGATCTGTTGGAACCTGCAGAATATCCGG CTCCGGGAGTGTGAGCTGAGCCCTGGTGTGAACAGAGACCTGACCCGCCGAGTCCGCAACATCAATGGCATTACCCAGCACAAGCAGATAGTGCGCAACGACATCAAGTTGGCCGCCAAGCTGATCCATACGCTGGATGACAGGACCCAGCTCTGGGCCTCTGAGCCTGGGACACCTCCTCTGCCAACA AGTCTGCCCTCCCAGAACCCAATCTTGAAGAATATCACTGACTATCTGATTGAGGAAGTGAGtgcggaggaggaggagctgctgGGGAGCAGTGGGGGCGCTCCCCCTGAGGAGCCCCCTAAGGAAGGGAACCCTGCAGAGATCAACGTGGAGCGGGATGAAAAACTGATAAAG GTTTTGGACAAACTTCTTCTCTATTTGCGCATTGTACATTCCCTGGATTATTATAACACTTGCGAGTACCCCAATGAGGACGAAATGCCCAACCGTTGTGGCATCATCCATGTTCGGGGGCCCATGCCACCCAACCGCATCAGTCATGGAGAAG TGCTAGAGTGGCAGAAGACATTTGAGGAGAAGCTGACTCCGCTGCTGAGTGTACGGGAATCTCTTTCCGAGGAAGAGGCTCAGAAGATGGGTCGCAAAGACCCTGAGCAGGAAGTGGAAAAGTTTGTCACCTCTAACACCCAGGAACTGG ggCCCTGA